One stretch of Sulfuricystis multivorans DNA includes these proteins:
- the rplF gene encoding 50S ribosomal protein L6, with the protein MSRVAKNPVTLPKGVEVLLSGDQITVKGPLGSLSHFVLPSVEVKLEDGSLKCSALKDKPDASAMSGTMRALLNNMVIGVTKGFEKKLTMVGVGYKAQAQGNKLNLSLGFSHPVLHEMPNGIKVETPTQTEIIIKGIDKQLVGQVAAELRAYRSPEPYKGKGIRYADEVVTIKETKKK; encoded by the coding sequence ATGTCTCGTGTCGCCAAAAATCCGGTAACTCTCCCCAAGGGCGTAGAAGTGCTTTTGTCGGGAGATCAGATTACAGTCAAAGGACCGCTGGGCTCGCTATCCCATTTTGTATTGCCTTCCGTCGAGGTGAAGTTGGAAGATGGCAGTCTCAAGTGTTCTGCGCTGAAAGACAAACCCGATGCATCTGCGATGTCGGGAACGATGCGTGCTCTATTGAACAATATGGTGATTGGTGTCACCAAGGGGTTCGAGAAGAAGCTGACCATGGTCGGTGTGGGTTACAAGGCACAAGCGCAAGGTAACAAGCTCAATCTTTCTTTGGGCTTCTCCCATCCAGTTCTGCATGAGATGCCGAATGGTATCAAGGTCGAAACGCCGACCCAAACCGAAATCATCATAAAAGGAATCGACAAGCAGTTGGTTGGACAAGTGGCTGCTGAATTGCGCGCCTACCGCTCACCCGAACCTTACAAGGGTAAGGGCATCCGTTATGCGGATGAGGTTGTGACCATCAAGGAGACCAAGAAGAAGTGA
- the rpsN gene encoding 30S ribosomal protein S14 encodes MAKLALKNREAKRAQLVDKYAAKRAELKAIISDAKLSDEERMQARLKLQSLPRNSSPVRQRNRCVLTGRPRGVFRKFGLCRNKLRDIAMRGEVPGMIKASW; translated from the coding sequence ATGGCGAAACTTGCACTAAAAAATCGTGAAGCGAAGCGGGCCCAGCTGGTGGACAAATATGCGGCCAAGCGTGCTGAATTGAAGGCGATCATCAGTGATGCCAAGCTTAGTGACGAAGAGCGTATGCAGGCTCGGCTGAAGCTTCAGTCGTTGCCCCGTAATTCGAGTCCGGTAAGGCAGCGTAATCGCTGTGTGCTGACCGGGCGTCCCCGTGGCGTGTTTAGAAAGTTCGGTTTGTGTCGCAATAAACTCCGGGATATCGCCATGCGGGGGGAGGTGCCGGGTATGATCAAGGCGAGTTGGTGA
- the rplE gene encoding 50S ribosomal protein L5, with amino-acid sequence MARLQEFYRKEVVPQLREQFKYASMMEVPRITKITLNMGVGEAVADKKVLENAVADMTKIAGQKPVVTKARKAIAGFKIREGYPIGCMVTLRRARMYEFLDRLINIAIPRIRDFRGVPGNKGFDGRGNYNIGVREQIIFPEIEYDKIDALRGMNISITTTAKSDAEAKALLSAFKFPFKN; translated from the coding sequence ATGGCGCGCTTGCAAGAATTCTATCGAAAAGAAGTCGTTCCGCAGCTCAGGGAGCAGTTTAAATACGCCTCAATGATGGAGGTGCCACGGATAACCAAGATAACGCTGAACATGGGTGTCGGCGAGGCTGTGGCTGATAAAAAGGTTCTCGAAAACGCGGTGGCCGACATGACGAAGATCGCGGGACAAAAGCCAGTGGTAACCAAAGCGAGGAAGGCGATTGCCGGATTCAAGATTCGTGAGGGTTATCCGATCGGCTGCATGGTGACGCTGCGACGGGCCCGAATGTATGAGTTTCTCGACAGACTCATCAATATTGCCATCCCGAGAATCCGCGACTTTCGCGGAGTTCCCGGCAATAAGGGTTTCGATGGAAGAGGCAATTACAACATTGGCGTCAGAGAACAGATCATTTTCCCGGAAATCGAATATGACAAGATCGATGCGCTGCGGGGGATGAATATCAGCATTACCACGACAGCCAAATCCGATGCGGAGGCAAAGGCTTTGCTTTCGGCATTCAAATTCCCGTTCAAGAATTGA
- the rpsH gene encoding 30S ribosomal protein S8 — MSMTDPIADMLTRIRNGQMAEKLSVTMPSSKIKEAIARVLLDEGYIEEFAVRKDGVKSELDIKLKYYAGRPVIERLERVSRPGLRVYRGKQDLPKVMNGLGIAIVSTPKGVMTDRKARSVNVGGEVLCIVA; from the coding sequence ATGAGCATGACTGATCCGATCGCCGATATGCTGACGCGTATTCGGAATGGACAGATGGCTGAAAAACTTTCTGTCACGATGCCCTCTTCGAAAATCAAGGAAGCAATTGCCAGGGTGCTTCTCGATGAGGGTTATATCGAAGAATTTGCCGTCCGAAAGGATGGCGTCAAATCAGAGTTGGACATCAAGTTGAAGTACTACGCTGGCCGACCTGTTATCGAGCGATTGGAACGTGTCTCACGCCCGGGCCTGCGCGTGTATCGTGGCAAACAGGATCTGCCCAAGGTGATGAATGGATTGGGAATTGCCATCGTCTCTACACCCAAGGGCGTGATGACAGATCGCAAAGCGCGCAGCGTCAATGTCGGCGGCGAAGTGCTTTGCATCGTGGCGTAA